ATTAAATACAGAAGAACAGCAAATAAGTAAGATGAGTCATTCTTACCTTGAACTCTATCCTATTCCCCTATTTTTAGCTCTTATTCTTTTTTTACTCGTACATACACGAGGGGTCAAGTACCTTCTTGTCTTGAGTTCATTGTTAGGTTCTCAGGCTCAGGCATCAATCTTTGACGTGATTACACTTGACAATGCGTATCATTCCTATACACAAGAGGATTATAATCGTTCCAAAGAGATGCTTAGCCACCTGTCAACAAAAACACTTCAAAGCCAAGTAGCACTAGCAAACAGCTATTATAAACTTGGAGAGTACAAACAAGCGATCAAGATCTATACAAGTATTCGTTCTACCTCTCTTCATGTAAAACAGATGCTCTTTTACAATATCGCTAATGCCTATACCAAACTTGAGTCATATGATAAAGCCAGAAAATATTATACTCAGGCATTACAGCTTGGAGAGGATGATGATGCCAGTGCCAATTTGGCCTTGATCGCCCTGCTTCAAGAGAAAAAAGCATCTCTTGGTATTGCCCATCCACAATCACAAAACAACTCCAGTTCCAAATCTGAAGATCAAGAGCAAGAGCAAGATGATGGAAAAGAAACACGTAGCGAAGACCAACCGAGCTCAGGTTCAGGGAGTGGCGGTAGTGAACAGAAGCGTAAGAACAAAGAGAAGATGAAATTGATTGAGGATCAACAAAGCAAACAAGAACAACCAATCAGTTCAAAAATTTATGAAATGATCAACAAGGGATATATCCATGAAAAACAGCCTTGGTAAAAGCGTAATAACTTTTATTATATTTTCTAGTATTAGCCTATTATATGGAGAAGGCTTTACATCTAAAGCATTATTAAACAAAGAAAGTGCCTATATTAAAGAACCTGTATTACTTACCTTTGATATCAAGCAGACTGACTACTCAAAAGTAATGTTCTTTGAATTCACTCTTACTGAAAACGAAGCATATGAATTTTATCGTTTAGATGCAAAAGTGGAGGATAGATACCAAAATGCACAGATACACTATACCTATCTTCTCTATCCGCTTAAAAGCGGTGTGATAGACATAGGTTTTGAACTGGTCAAAAAAGTGACAACAAAAGAAGATGTCGCATACAGCTTTTCAGGGGATAGAGATAATGTTAAAAGAATGACCACGACGGATAGCATTATCAAGCTGGAGCCTTTGAAGCTGACGGTCAAGCCGATTCCGGAAGGTACACTGCTTGTAGGCGACTTTACATTGACACACCAAGTCAAAACGCATGAAGCCAGTGCACATGAACCCATTCCGTTTTCTGTAGAGATCAAGGGTACAGGTTATCCTCCGATACTTAATAATATCTTTCTTTCAACAGATGACTACATCCTCTTTAAAGAAGAGCCTCAAGTCAATACGATACGTAGTGCAAAACATACCTATAATACTGTTGTCTATCCGATGGCGATGAGTTCAGCAAAAAGTTTTACGTTTAATGAAGTGAAAATCAAATCATTTAACCCAAAGACACAAAAAAGTTATATGCTTACAATACCTGCTCAAGCCTTTAATATCAAACCTGTTGCACAATCTTCACTGATAGACAAAGTTGACTCTCCAGCACCGATCAAAGTCACAGACTGGTCATGGATAGGTACATTTTTAGGTTACATTGTCGTCTTTATCTCAGGTTTTTTCACAGCGAAGAGTGTACAATGGCATAAAAAAGAGAAGATCAAGAACGATCCGTTTATCGAACAGATAAACCAAACAAGCGATCCTAAAACACTACTAAGACTGTTGATAGCAGAGGATAGCAAAAAGTTTGCACCGGCAATAGAAAAGATTGAAGCACATATCTACCAAAATAAACCGCTTGATCTCAAAGCGATAAAAAAGGAACTCAATGCATAAAAAAATAGATGCACTCAAAAAAGAACTTTCTAAAGCTGTCATCGGTCAAGAACAGATGATAAACGGTCTGTTGATCGGACTTCTGAGTGATGGACATATCCTTGTTGAAGGGGTCCCCGGTCTTGCAAAAACAACAACGATCAATGCGCTTTCCAAAGCCCTTGGACTTGATAGTAAACGTATACAGTTCACCCCTGACCTGCTTCCTTCAGATATCATCGGTGCACAGATCTACAATCCGCAGACCAATGACTTTGGTATCAAAAAAGGTCCGCTCTTTACTAACTTACTGCTGGCAGATGAGATCAACCGTGCCCCTTCAAAAGTACAGTCAGCTTTACTTGAAGTAATGCAGGAGCGTCAGGTAACTATCGGTGATGAGACCTTCAAGATCGAACCTCCTTTCCTTGTCATGGCAACACAGAACCCTATCGAACAAGAAGGAGTTTACGCTCTGCCTGAAGCACAACTGGATAGATTTATGATGAAGTTGCTGGTAACACACAACAGTGAAGAAGATGAACTTACCATCATGCGTAAAGCTGCCACTAAAAGCTTTGAAAAAGTAGAATCTGTACTCAATAAAGAAGATCTTCAAACACTGAGAGAAGAAGTCAATAACGTGTACGTTGATGCAGAAGTTGAGCGTTATATCGTACAGCTGATTACCGCAACGAGAGAACCAGAGAGGTTTGGTCTTGAGAGTATCAAAGCTGATCTTATGTATGGTGCCAGTCCAAGGGCTTCTATAGACCTCTATAAAGCTGCTAAAGCCAAAGCATTCCTCAGAGGTAATGACCACGTTACCCCGGCAGATATCGGTTTTGTAGTACATGATGTACTTCGTCACCGTATAGTGCTTAGCTATGAAGCCCGAGCAAAAGGGATCAACCCTGATGAGATCATCTCAAAGATTATTCAAGAAGTGCCGATACCGTAATGTCACTAGCGCTCAAAACCCTACAACTCAAAGCCAGGTATCAAGTCTATACCCTGCTTGCAGGGAATAACCTCTCTAAAATGCATGGTGAAGGATATGACTTCAGTGAACTGAGAGAATACCAGATCGGAGATGATGTCAGGAAGATCAATTGGACTATCACAGCAAAACTCGGCCGTCCTTATATAAAAGAACTGCATGCCAACAGAGAACTTTCTGTGGTTGTTGCAGCGATGATGGATGGAAGCCTTTATTTCGGTGCAGACAATCTCAAACAACATGCTGTTACTGAGATCGCCACAATTCTTGGCTACTCTGCCCACCACAACAATGATCTTTTTACCGGGTTTAATTTTTATTCAGACAAGTACACTCTGGCTCCTCCTACAAAGCAGCTATATCATATAGAAAACTACTCAAAAGAGCTCTATGAACAAAAGATACTACATACTGCACTGGATTATACCAAAGCGATCCAAACACTCTCTACACATATACACAAACGCTCTCTACTTTTTATCATAGGAGATTTTTTAGAACCTGTCGACCTCTCACTGCTTGCACAAAAACATGAAGTGATCGCTATTATTGTTCGACATAGAGAAGAAGAGAAACCTCATAAACTTGGTGACGTGATACTTGATAATCCCAAGAGTACACAAAGTCTTAACACTGACTTCAGTACAACAAGTATCCAACACTATCTAGCGAAACTTAAAGCACATGATGAAACCGTGCAAACACATTTCATTCACTATAATATCAGACATACGAAGATATACACCGATGAGGATCCTATCGATAAACTGGTACGGTTATTTGTATAAAACTTAACGACACTACTCTTTAAAACTGATACTGGAATATCAGTAATAAACTAATTTTCAGTATTTTTAAAAGTAACTTTTTGGGGAGAGACTCCCCCCTCGAAAGGGAGGATAAGGAGATATTCAAAAAATTTTAATTGCTTTAATTACTATGGAAGAACATCTAAAAGATTTTCATCTGTGATATCTACAGTTGTTGTAGTATCCGCTTCAACAACTACATTATCAATAAATCCTAGTACGTTTTCAAACTCACCTGTATTTGTGTATGCAACAAGTACAAGATCATAAGTACCAGTAGTCAACCAAGGGAGTGTAAATGTTCCATCTGTAGCATCAGTGCTTAGAACAGCATTAGAGAAGTTACTACCTGTAGTATTTGATTCAGCATCATCCCAACTTCCATCAGTATATGCATAAAGGATTGCCTGAGATCCGTTTACATCTATATTCATTGTACCATTGATCTCACCAACTTCGATATTGTCAATGATTTTAATTGTTGGTTTGAGCATGTATTTACCATTTCCAGTTGAAGCCACAGATTTTCTCACATCAAAGTCTGCAGTGATATTAACAACTCCACCCGCTGGGATAGTAAAACCACCGATCGCTTTATACCCTGTTTGGTCACCACTTGGAACAGTCAATTTTGCAGTTGGTGAACCATCAACAAACTCGATATAACAGTTAGAAGTATCAAGTTTGAAACGAACATGTGCAATTTCACCTGCTGGAAGCTCTACTTCATTAAGCATTGTACTGTTTCCATCTTGTAGTGTTAGAAGATCAATTGTTCTAGATTCATTAAAATCTACATCTTGCCAACTTTCATTACTGTCAGCATATTGATATCTAAGTCCCGTAAAAGTCACAAATACACTTTTTACATTTTCATCATCAGTAGGAGCATCAGTAAGACTCATGGAAGCTATTCCTGTAGTAGTTGATGTACTACCGCCTCCACATCCAGAGAGTAATAAGCTTAGGGTCAATCCCAAAGCGGCTATGAGTTGTTTCATGCATCATTCCTTTATAACAAATATTAACTACCAAACTCATTGTATAAAAAGTAAGCCTTATTGCCCTACTTTCAAACAAGAAGTACAATAAATACTTTACGCAACAATAAAGTGAGGTCTTTTTTTGTTGTACAAACGAAGTGTAGAAATTCATTTTGGCAACCCGGCTATCTACATGAGACCCGTGGCTTTCCGTCCTTGTTTCGCAACAAGTTTGGCACAACAAACTGAATAAATACTAATTGAAATGTAAAACAGGAGAAAAGAAGAAACGTAAAAATACATTCTAATAAGATGTATTTGGCAACCCGGCTATCTTCATGAGACCCGTGGCTTTCCGTCCTTGCTTCGCAACAAGTTTGGCACAACAAATAATATTTAAAAACTCTAATAGTCTTAGTACTCTTTATTATAGACTGATTACTCTTAAGATTAAATAAAGCTAATTAGATTAATTTAGATTTTTATCTATTATTAGAAAGTATTTGATCAAGTTATGTGAAACTATCTAATAGAAAACTAAGACTTATAGGGTACTTTTGCAGAAGGCGTATCTTTTGCCGTATATTTCAAGTGTGCATCCTGATCATCAAAGAAGATATCCGCACCAAATGCTTTGATCACTTCATACTTCTGTACCCCACCCTGGAAGAACGCTTCATCAACACGAACACCCCATGCATCAAGTGTACGAAGAACTCTTTCATGTGTAGAGAAATTACGTGCAGTGACCAAAGCCGTACGGATCGGTGACTTTTCCATAGGAAATCTATCCTGAATATCAGAAATGACTTTCAAAAATTTAAAAAAAGGACCTTTGCTTAATGGATTTTTGGCATTTTCCCTTTCATATGCCAGGAATGCCTCCAGACCTTTTTCTTGATAGATCTTCTCACTCTCATCACCAAAGATCACAGCATCACCATCAAAAGCAATTCTTACTATATCTGATTCGATATCAACGGAAGGCTTATGTGGAAGTATAGTTGCGGCAGCGACATCAGCATTAATTGCATCTTGTACATCCTCAGAGTGGGCAGAAAGAAAGAGATCAACCTTAAAGGCATCAAGATACCTAGCTACCGGTGTTCCTGCTGTCCATCCGCTACGTTCTATCTCTAACTGATAGTGTTCGATAGAACGTCCGATACGCAGTCCTGTAGCAGCATTATTCCTTGAGAGAATGATAACTTCGATAAGTTTATCATCAAAACTTTTATTGATTGCCAGTAAGTTTTTCACAAAACGAAATGCTGTACCAACCTCTAAAGGTGTTTCTTCATGTTCGAGTTGATAATTATAGTAAGCTTCAAGCCCTTTATCATCAAAAATTCTATTCTCTTTTTCAAGATCAAAAAGTGCTCTTGACGAGATAGCAATTACCAATTTGTTTTTAAGATCATATGCCATTAAACATTCTCTTCAAACATATCGTCCTGGATCGCATTGGCTCTTTTGATCATACGTCCAAATGTAGAATCGATCGTCTCCGTCAGATCTTTTAGATCCATAACATAAGACATTGCCTTATCTAGCTCGCCCTCATTCATCTCTTGCTTTTTCCCAAACACTTTTCCCAGTAATCCACTGCTTTTTTCATTTTTTGAAGATAGAATCTCACATACTTTGTCACTCTGTTCATGCCATTCTGCATGACGTGCTGCCAATGCTTTGATATTTTCACTTCCATAAATTTTGCTAAGTAATGGTTTTCTTGTCTCCATCCATTTATGAATCGGGCAATCAAAAAGTTTCACACATGCATCTTCATGAGGTACTAACCCTTTTACTGCTTTTTCAACCACTCTTAATCTATTATCATGATGCATATTGAATTCTTTTAATTCATTGATAAACACTTCTTTACTGCCCAAAACATTCCTCCTAAGAACCGTATTGATGTAATTTTATCATAAATAGTTCATCACCCACTGTTGGCTCATAAAATAAAAAATATTTATAATTAACATAGTTATATATTAATTAATTACATGTATAATGCGCGTTTTAAAAAAATAGTTAGCTTTGGAAGGAAGAAACAATGCAAAGGCCTACTCCTAAAAATGAACAGATTACTCTTGATCCTAAAAGATATATTGTAA
This is a stretch of genomic DNA from Sulfurovum zhangzhouensis. It encodes these proteins:
- a CDS encoding DUF58 domain-containing protein, translated to MSLALKTLQLKARYQVYTLLAGNNLSKMHGEGYDFSELREYQIGDDVRKINWTITAKLGRPYIKELHANRELSVVVAAMMDGSLYFGADNLKQHAVTEIATILGYSAHHNNDLFTGFNFYSDKYTLAPPTKQLYHIENYSKELYEQKILHTALDYTKAIQTLSTHIHKRSLLFIIGDFLEPVDLSLLAQKHEVIAIIVRHREEEKPHKLGDVILDNPKSTQSLNTDFSTTSIQHYLAKLKAHDETVQTHFIHYNIRHTKIYTDEDPIDKLVRLFV
- a CDS encoding AAA family ATPase; the encoded protein is MHKKIDALKKELSKAVIGQEQMINGLLIGLLSDGHILVEGVPGLAKTTTINALSKALGLDSKRIQFTPDLLPSDIIGAQIYNPQTNDFGIKKGPLFTNLLLADEINRAPSKVQSALLEVMQERQVTIGDETFKIEPPFLVMATQNPIEQEGVYALPEAQLDRFMMKLLVTHNSEEDELTIMRKAATKSFEKVESVLNKEDLQTLREEVNNVYVDAEVERYIVQLITATREPERFGLESIKADLMYGASPRASIDLYKAAKAKAFLRGNDHVTPADIGFVVHDVLRHRIVLSYEARAKGINPDEIISKIIQEVPIP
- a CDS encoding VWA domain-containing protein; translation: MSILYPYLLWLLIPIGVLFYYRSKQITDTIHLIILTLLVIALSRPALDKGPQERKVDAKEIIIALDVSYSMRANDIEPNRYEFAVQTIESLLKKNLSDNITLIAFTTNPLLLSPPTTDHQLISLALKSLRLENILTHGTSLEKLLTKVSDLPINDKNLILITDGGDEKDELILNSIIEDNAIHPIILAMGTTSGSTISKPDGSFLKDDEGNLVVSRINPLLEVLSSQNSGTYMTPKSSPEATANELQDALDTLNTEEQQISKMSHSYLELYPIPLFLALILFLLVHTRGVKYLLVLSSLLGSQAQASIFDVITLDNAYHSYTQEDYNRSKEMLSHLSTKTLQSQVALANSYYKLGEYKQAIKIYTSIRSTSLHVKQMLFYNIANAYTKLESYDKARKYYTQALQLGEDDDASANLALIALLQEKKASLGIAHPQSQNNSSSKSEDQEQEQDDGKETRSEDQPSSGSGSGGSEQKRKNKEKMKLIEDQQSKQEQPISSKIYEMINKGYIHEKQPW
- a CDS encoding DUF4382 domain-containing protein, translating into MKQLIAALGLTLSLLLSGCGGGSTSTTTGIASMSLTDAPTDDENVKSVFVTFTGLRYQYADSNESWQDVDFNESRTIDLLTLQDGNSTMLNEVELPAGEIAHVRFKLDTSNCYIEFVDGSPTAKLTVPSGDQTGYKAIGGFTIPAGGVVNITADFDVRKSVASTGNGKYMLKPTIKIIDNIEVGEINGTMNIDVNGSQAILYAYTDGSWDDAESNTTGSNFSNAVLSTDATDGTFTLPWLTTGTYDLVLVAYTNTGEFENVLGFIDNVVVEADTTTTVDITDENLLDVLP
- a CDS encoding 5'-nucleotidase, which translates into the protein MAYDLKNKLVIAISSRALFDLEKENRIFDDKGLEAYYNYQLEHEETPLEVGTAFRFVKNLLAINKSFDDKLIEVIILSRNNAATGLRIGRSIEHYQLEIERSGWTAGTPVARYLDAFKVDLFLSAHSEDVQDAINADVAAATILPHKPSVDIESDIVRIAFDGDAVIFGDESEKIYQEKGLEAFLAYERENAKNPLSKGPFFKFLKVISDIQDRFPMEKSPIRTALVTARNFSTHERVLRTLDAWGVRVDEAFFQGGVQKYEVIKAFGADIFFDDQDAHLKYTAKDTPSAKVPYKS